The following proteins are encoded in a genomic region of Spirosoma sp. SC4-14:
- a CDS encoding glycerophosphodiester phosphodiesterase family protein: MANVWTISLGLAFAASFGTATAQSNLSLTNYTYSPSRTTVGSIRTVNLAGRFKLVGPNASLFKLDKNNQLSIRPDVAKASAPWYDLVFERKAGRSSIRDTFRIVKDEFVHNQVIAHRGAWKKLGTSENSLASLQNAIKLGCMGSEFDVHMSADSVLFVNHDAHIQGLAIEKTPSAELKKLKLSNGESLPTLEAYLTEGIKQNHTRLILEIKTSTLGKERSMALTERILRMVHRLKAQAWVDYIAFDYDVCKKVKELNPDATVTYLNGDKSPEQLAADHVDGLDYHFSVLKKNEGWISDAQQRKLTVNVWTVNDQDSLRWFLERHVNFITTNEPELLLGMIE; encoded by the coding sequence ATGGCCAATGTTTGGACAATTTCATTGGGTTTAGCGTTTGCCGCCAGCTTCGGAACAGCTACGGCGCAATCCAATCTTTCCCTTACCAATTATACCTATTCGCCTTCCAGAACTACGGTTGGTTCGATACGAACGGTTAATCTGGCCGGTCGATTTAAGCTAGTGGGACCCAATGCCTCTTTATTTAAGCTCGACAAAAACAACCAGCTATCGATCCGGCCTGATGTGGCAAAGGCATCGGCCCCCTGGTATGACCTTGTTTTTGAACGTAAAGCAGGTCGTAGCAGCATTCGGGATACGTTTCGGATTGTGAAAGATGAGTTTGTGCACAATCAGGTTATTGCGCATCGGGGCGCCTGGAAGAAGTTGGGTACGAGTGAAAATTCACTGGCATCGCTGCAAAATGCTATCAAATTAGGCTGTATGGGCAGCGAATTCGACGTGCATATGTCGGCCGATTCGGTGCTATTCGTAAATCACGATGCTCATATTCAGGGACTGGCAATAGAAAAAACGCCGTCGGCCGAACTGAAAAAACTGAAACTCAGCAATGGAGAATCGTTACCAACGCTGGAAGCGTATCTGACCGAGGGCATCAAACAAAACCATACGCGGTTGATTCTGGAAATAAAAACATCGACACTGGGCAAGGAACGATCGATGGCGCTGACCGAACGGATTTTGCGGATGGTCCACCGTCTGAAAGCACAAGCCTGGGTCGACTACATCGCGTTCGATTATGATGTCTGCAAAAAAGTGAAGGAACTCAACCCGGATGCTACTGTAACCTACCTGAACGGTGATAAATCGCCCGAGCAACTGGCCGCCGACCATGTAGACGGCCTGGACTATCATTTCAGCGTGCTGAAAAAGAACGAAGGCTGGATCAGCGACGCGCAGCAACGCAAACTCACCGTGAATGTCTGGACGGTCAATGATCAGGACAGTTTGCGGTGGTTTCTGGAGCGGCACGTCAATTTCATTACCACCAACGAGCCCGAACTGCTTTTGGGAATGATTGAATGA
- a CDS encoding tagaturonate reductase translates to MSKLSRSTNPAPALPEKILQFGTGVLLRGLPDYLVQKANSEGRFNGSIVVVKSTDNQTNEFSDQDNLYTVAVRGVRQGKEVAETTVVSAISRVLAAQTQWNEILLLARNPKLQIIISNTTEVGLNYTEESIFQHPPQSFPAKLTAFLYERFRSVGGSKAKGLVVIPTELVTDNGLKLREAVEKLAAFNELGKLFTKWLKFHVRFCNSLVDRIVTRPTDEAKQELEQELGYEDDLLTFTEPYHLWAIEGDDRVKQTLEFAGPGTPQIIIDEDINFYKERKLRVLNGTHTLTMPLGYLLGLETVADEMKHPTMSKFVESLMLNEIVPTVPDYGIPGMDKADVAQFAHDVLDRFSNPYLDHLLLNISLQETAKMQARNVETIQRYYQQFNAVPKLMSLGFAAYLLFMKAIRQENGQFYGEISTGGGVVTYPIRDERAGYFYGDWQTVKENDYASVLAFVKSVLSDKSLWLTDLTALPGFMDAVAEKLDALLKEGAETVLSKALEND, encoded by the coding sequence ATGTCTAAACTATCCCGCTCGACGAATCCCGCTCCTGCTTTGCCCGAAAAAATCCTCCAGTTCGGCACGGGTGTGCTGCTACGCGGCCTTCCCGATTATCTGGTCCAAAAAGCAAATTCAGAAGGACGGTTCAATGGTTCGATTGTTGTTGTCAAATCGACTGATAACCAGACTAACGAATTCTCGGATCAGGATAACCTGTATACGGTAGCTGTTCGGGGGGTTCGGCAAGGCAAGGAGGTAGCAGAAACAACTGTTGTGTCGGCAATTAGCCGCGTACTGGCGGCACAGACACAATGGAACGAAATTCTGCTCCTGGCCCGAAATCCTAAACTTCAGATCATTATCTCCAACACTACGGAAGTTGGTCTGAATTACACCGAAGAAAGTATTTTTCAACACCCCCCTCAGTCGTTTCCGGCTAAGCTCACGGCGTTTCTCTACGAACGTTTCCGTAGCGTTGGTGGCTCTAAAGCCAAGGGGCTGGTGGTGATTCCAACCGAACTCGTTACTGACAATGGGCTGAAGCTCCGCGAAGCAGTCGAGAAATTAGCCGCCTTCAATGAGCTAGGCAAACTGTTTACCAAATGGCTCAAATTCCACGTCCGCTTCTGTAATTCGCTGGTCGACCGGATTGTTACCCGCCCGACCGACGAGGCCAAGCAGGAACTGGAACAGGAACTGGGCTATGAAGACGATCTGCTGACGTTCACTGAGCCTTATCATTTGTGGGCGATTGAAGGTGACGACCGCGTTAAACAAACACTTGAATTTGCCGGACCGGGCACTCCGCAGATTATTATCGACGAAGACATCAATTTCTACAAAGAGCGCAAGCTCCGCGTGCTGAACGGCACCCATACGCTCACCATGCCACTGGGCTATTTGCTGGGTCTCGAAACGGTGGCCGATGAGATGAAGCACCCAACGATGAGCAAGTTTGTCGAGTCGCTGATGCTCAATGAAATTGTGCCGACCGTACCAGACTATGGCATTCCGGGCATGGATAAAGCCGATGTTGCGCAATTTGCCCACGACGTTCTCGATCGCTTCAGTAATCCCTATCTCGATCATTTGCTACTGAACATTTCACTTCAGGAAACAGCTAAAATGCAGGCCCGGAACGTCGAAACCATTCAGCGCTATTATCAGCAGTTCAACGCCGTCCCGAAACTTATGTCGCTGGGCTTTGCTGCTTATCTGCTATTCATGAAAGCCATCCGGCAGGAAAATGGTCAGTTCTACGGTGAGATTTCGACAGGCGGGGGCGTTGTAACGTACCCCATCCGCGACGAACGTGCAGGCTATTTCTACGGCGACTGGCAAACTGTGAAGGAAAACGACTATGCGTCGGTTCTGGCGTTCGTAAAAAGTGTTTTGTCCGACAAATCGCTCTGGCTAACCGACCTAACGGCCTTACCGGGTTTTATGGATGCTGTAGCCGAAAAACTCGATGCATTGCTGAAAGAAGGGGCCGAAACGGTTCTGAGTAAGGCATTGGAGAATGATTGA
- a CDS encoding bifunctional 4-hydroxy-2-oxoglutarate aldolase/2-dehydro-3-deoxy-phosphogluconate aldolase has product MARISRLALYQTIRQVPLVPVFYHPDDEICMGVLSACYRAGVRAFEFTNRGDFAHERFANLSRICAYEFPDLALGAGTILDGPTAALYLQLGADFIVGPTFNEEIARLCNRRKVAYMPGCATLTEITTAHEWGVEIVKVFPGEVLGPTFVKSLKGPLPFATAMVTGGVEPNRESLSKWFTAGAVAVGMGSQLFPKDLLANRAFNKIEETVSEVIRIIAEL; this is encoded by the coding sequence ATGGCTCGTATTTCACGACTAGCGCTTTATCAGACAATTAGGCAGGTACCACTGGTTCCCGTATTTTACCACCCCGACGACGAAATTTGTATGGGCGTTCTGTCGGCCTGCTACCGGGCTGGTGTTCGCGCCTTTGAGTTTACCAATCGGGGCGATTTTGCCCACGAACGATTTGCAAACCTGAGCCGGATTTGCGCTTACGAATTTCCGGACCTGGCTCTTGGCGCAGGTACCATTCTCGATGGGCCAACGGCGGCTCTTTATTTGCAACTCGGTGCCGATTTCATTGTTGGACCTACTTTCAACGAAGAAATTGCCCGGCTCTGCAACCGTCGAAAAGTAGCTTATATGCCCGGTTGTGCAACATTAACTGAAATCACTACGGCTCACGAATGGGGTGTTGAAATTGTAAAGGTTTTTCCGGGCGAAGTGCTGGGTCCAACCTTTGTTAAAAGTCTGAAAGGGCCACTTCCGTTTGCTACGGCCATGGTAACGGGCGGAGTAGAACCCAATCGGGAAAGCCTGTCAAAATGGTTTACGGCCGGTGCTGTTGCGGTTGGGATGGGATCGCAGCTTTTCCCAAAAGATCTCTTGGCGAATCGTGCGTTCAATAAAATTGAGGAAACGGTTAGCGAGGTTATCCGTATTATTGCCGAATTATGA
- a CDS encoding T9SS type A sorting domain-containing protein, with protein sequence MDTFYKHIAQWVSLFLLTATAAVGQPSIPDVQWSKTTSWYFVSNNRIEIPTDGTIYGGGYKFSLTGDTLQYLNAPNYPPGVTADGGTLGFFYSQTFLPALDPRRFYVSWGIQKKDAAGNIVFRQVWYESYGPGGPTSPSFQSISRILGTPDNGYVILNYDGLLTKYGPSGDQLWAKTIAHTNAMGDAQTIQAQTIINTPDGGLLLAGYLPGIIEDPLNQSNPSTGWVAKLDGQGNVQWEKLLESLSPLTQNRIRSTYTITDACLAADGNGYALVGAGYAFSSLVQAPARAILLELDSSGKLKRGTPYSAIEPTSAYVALYTGGDDKKYYILGNTSTANPDNDYQLLKISTEPAVSDNDPALLGIVAQRTFRLSDVFPNKLTDLAIAGDGSIVFSGMTGLVKLKTELTNPLTVLPPTYDCQTGAITFNTSGGDGSPITYSAPGITRASLNSNSGIVELQLRNDPKIIPITATQNGNSATYNFELKTACSPQPPRLTKPIPDQFLSTGQAIPGSGFPIGLYFVDPSPAIPGYYTNWYFSIQGMPPGLYVFAKDEVGARNPIRVIFGTPTTAGVYLVTVRAATSAFPDKPVIATFTITVSDGPNPGSPLALLPPTYDCQTGAITFNTSGGDGSPITYWAPGITRASPNSNTGIIEQELRNDPKPIPIQATQNGQTVTYVFDFKAYCANPPQPPTTALTLLAPTYACSTGAFHFNTSGGDGSTIEYMAAGITGWTTNPDQFVDKESRTASDVQPFVLMARQSGVTTTYVWNLKTACGRARLAAAEYSGNLTLTPLGNPVQNQLRVLISGAEGQPLQLWLTTLQGRMLEVRQIDQAQSENVQQFELDRADSGILLLRANTPTQTQSVKIIKQ encoded by the coding sequence ATGGACACTTTTTACAAACATATAGCTCAATGGGTCAGCTTGTTTCTGCTCACAGCAACAGCAGCCGTTGGCCAGCCCTCCATCCCCGATGTGCAGTGGAGTAAAACTACTTCCTGGTATTTCGTCAGTAATAACCGAATCGAAATTCCTACCGATGGCACCATTTATGGCGGTGGTTATAAATTCTCGCTCACGGGCGATACGCTTCAATATCTCAATGCACCGAACTATCCGCCCGGTGTAACAGCCGATGGCGGAACGCTGGGCTTCTTCTATTCACAAACTTTCCTCCCTGCTCTCGACCCACGACGGTTCTATGTGAGTTGGGGTATTCAAAAAAAAGATGCTGCCGGAAACATCGTTTTCCGTCAGGTTTGGTATGAATCCTATGGCCCTGGTGGTCCAACATCCCCTTCGTTTCAGTCGATAAGCCGAATTCTGGGTACACCCGACAATGGCTATGTTATTCTGAACTATGATGGCCTGCTAACAAAATATGGGCCCAGTGGTGATCAACTATGGGCCAAAACCATTGCGCATACCAACGCAATGGGCGACGCACAGACCATACAGGCGCAAACGATCATTAATACCCCTGATGGAGGGCTTTTGCTGGCGGGTTATCTGCCTGGCATTATCGAAGACCCACTCAACCAGAGTAACCCATCGACGGGCTGGGTCGCTAAACTCGACGGGCAGGGGAACGTACAGTGGGAAAAATTGCTGGAATCGCTCTCGCCCCTTACTCAAAACCGTATTCGCTCGACCTATACCATTACCGACGCCTGTCTGGCTGCCGATGGCAACGGGTATGCACTGGTTGGGGCGGGTTATGCATTTTCGTCGCTAGTACAAGCCCCTGCCCGTGCTATTTTGCTTGAGCTTGATTCAAGCGGCAAGCTGAAACGCGGTACTCCCTATTCAGCTATTGAGCCAACATCGGCCTATGTTGCCCTGTATACGGGTGGCGATGACAAGAAATATTATATACTCGGCAACACATCAACGGCCAATCCAGACAACGATTATCAACTTTTGAAAATAAGTACGGAACCGGCCGTTTCCGATAATGATCCGGCTTTATTGGGTATTGTTGCGCAACGAACGTTCCGATTATCGGATGTATTTCCGAATAAACTAACCGATCTGGCCATTGCTGGTGATGGTAGTATTGTTTTTTCAGGAATGACGGGGTTGGTTAAGCTAAAAACTGAGCTGACCAATCCCCTCACGGTACTACCCCCCACCTACGACTGCCAGACAGGAGCTATCACCTTCAACACCAGCGGGGGCGATGGATCGCCCATCACCTACTCCGCTCCCGGTATTACAAGGGCATCACTCAATAGCAACTCAGGAATCGTTGAACTCCAACTCCGAAATGACCCCAAAATCATCCCCATAACAGCTACCCAGAATGGAAACTCGGCAACCTATAACTTCGAGCTCAAAACCGCTTGTAGCCCGCAGCCCCCGAGGCTGACCAAACCCATTCCCGACCAGTTCCTCTCCACAGGACAAGCTATTCCGGGAAGTGGATTCCCCATCGGACTCTATTTTGTCGATCCAAGCCCAGCCATTCCCGGTTATTATACCAACTGGTACTTTTCCATTCAGGGAATGCCGCCAGGATTGTATGTTTTCGCCAAAGATGAAGTAGGTGCACGCAATCCCATTCGCGTCATCTTCGGCACACCAACCACGGCTGGGGTGTATCTGGTTACGGTTCGGGCAGCCACCAGTGCCTTCCCCGACAAACCCGTCATTGCTACCTTTACCATCACTGTCTCCGACGGACCCAATCCCGGTTCGCCACTGGCGCTGCTGCCTCCCACTTACGACTGCCAGACGGGAGCCATTACCTTCAACACCAGCGGGGGCGATGGATCGCCCATCACCTACTGGGCTCCCGGTATTACAAGGGCATCACCCAACAGCAACACCGGCATTATTGAGCAGGAGCTGCGCAACGACCCCAAACCCATTCCTATTCAGGCAACCCAAAATGGGCAAACCGTTACCTATGTCTTCGATTTTAAGGCATATTGTGCCAATCCTCCTCAACCGCCAACCACTGCCCTGACGCTGCTGGCTCCTACTTATGCTTGCAGCACGGGTGCCTTTCATTTCAACACCAGCGGGGGCGATGGCAGTACGATTGAGTATATGGCGGCTGGCATTACGGGCTGGACCACCAACCCCGATCAGTTTGTCGACAAGGAGAGTCGCACAGCCAGCGATGTGCAGCCGTTTGTGCTGATGGCTCGTCAGAGTGGAGTAACCACCACCTATGTCTGGAATTTGAAAACGGCCTGCGGCCGGGCAAGGCTGGCCGCAGCGGAGTATTCAGGCAATTTAACCCTAACCCCACTGGGTAACCCCGTCCAAAACCAGCTTCGGGTTCTGATTAGTGGTGCCGAAGGGCAACCTCTGCAACTCTGGTTAACAACGCTTCAGGGTCGTATGCTGGAGGTTCGCCAGATTGACCAGGCTCAGTCCGAAAATGTACAGCAATTCGAGCTGGATAGGGCTGATTCCGGCATTCTGTTACTACGTGCCAATACTCCTACGCAGACACAGTCTGTAAAAATCATTAAGCAGTAA
- a CDS encoding sugar kinase has product MKVITFGEVMLRLSPPGVERFIQTNSLTMHFGGTEANVAVSLAQLGLNTAHVTRFPNHALGRSAAGYLRRYGVGTQHVSYGDGRLGLYFLEIGSGSRASQIVYDRADSAFARISDNDVDWDAVLDGASWFHWTGITPALSQGAADCLLAGIKTANRLGVPVSGDIVYRSNLWQYGRTPQEIMPAITEGCTLVLGNKALFSELYGVVGSTFQEAGRAMMQRFPNIKYITDTKRNSVSASYNQLSAKVFDGNTVYKSRVYDIQPIIDRIGTGDAYMAGLIYGLLTFRDPQRAVEFGAAASALKHTIPGDVNLATVTEIETLEAGDSSGKLRR; this is encoded by the coding sequence ATGAAAGTTATCACTTTCGGCGAAGTCATGCTCCGGCTTAGCCCTCCGGGGGTTGAACGTTTTATACAAACCAATTCACTAACGATGCACTTTGGCGGCACAGAAGCAAATGTTGCTGTGTCGCTGGCCCAATTAGGACTCAATACGGCCCACGTTACCCGTTTCCCCAATCACGCACTGGGGCGGTCGGCTGCGGGCTATCTGCGCCGGTATGGTGTAGGTACGCAGCATGTCAGCTATGGCGACGGGCGGCTGGGGCTGTATTTTCTCGAAATTGGTTCTGGAAGCCGGGCTAGCCAAATCGTTTACGACCGGGCCGACTCGGCGTTTGCCCGCATCAGCGACAATGATGTCGACTGGGATGCGGTTCTGGATGGGGCGTCGTGGTTCCACTGGACAGGCATTACGCCTGCTCTGTCGCAGGGCGCGGCAGATTGTTTGCTGGCAGGTATCAAAACAGCTAACCGGCTCGGAGTTCCGGTTTCGGGCGATATTGTTTACCGCAGCAATCTATGGCAATATGGCCGAACACCCCAGGAGATTATGCCAGCCATCACAGAAGGCTGTACACTCGTTTTGGGCAATAAGGCCCTGTTTTCTGAGCTGTATGGCGTGGTAGGCAGCACGTTTCAGGAGGCAGGCCGTGCTATGATGCAGCGATTCCCCAATATTAAATACATCACCGACACAAAACGGAATTCCGTAAGCGCGTCGTACAACCAGCTATCGGCAAAAGTATTCGACGGAAACACAGTCTATAAATCGAGAGTTTATGACATCCAGCCCATCATCGACCGCATTGGCACGGGCGATGCCTATATGGCCGGACTGATTTATGGGCTGCTGACGTTTCGGGACCCACAACGAGCCGTCGAATTTGGCGCAGCCGCTTCGGCGCTGAAACATACCATTCCCGGCGATGTTAACCTGGCGACCGTTACAGAAATAGAAACCCTCGAAGCCGGAGACAGCTCCGGGAAATTGAGAAGATAA